Proteins found in one Miscanthus floridulus cultivar M001 chromosome 4, ASM1932011v1, whole genome shotgun sequence genomic segment:
- the LOC136552223 gene encoding uncharacterized protein translates to MAFSGRIKELVRKYGKVAVGVHLSVSCASIAGLYVAINNNVDVEAVFRRFGMSPGVTVDGEASPAPASRDGPLPPRPSEVLQEETERERQPRNRTMELVASSGGALGLALLCNKALFPVRVPITIALTPPVARALSRWRLVKS, encoded by the coding sequence atggcgtTCTCCGGCAGGATCAAGGAGCTCGTGAGGAAGTACGGCAAGGTGGCCGTGGGCGTCCACCTATCCGTCTCCTGCGCCTCCATCGCCGGCCTCTacgtcgccatcaacaacaacgtCGACGTCGAAGCCGTCTTCCGGAGGTTCGGCATGTCCCCTGGCGTCACCGTTGACGGCGAGGCCTCGCCCGCCCCTGCCTCCCGCGACGGCCCCCTGCCGCCCAGGCCCAGCGAGGTCCTGCAAGAAGAGACGGAGCGGGAGCGGCAGCCCCGCAACAGGACGATGGAGCTCGTGGCGTCGAGTGGGGGCGCGCTCGGGCTCGCGCTCCTCTGCAACAAGGCACTGTTCCCCGTGAGGGTCCCCATCACCATCGCGCTCACGCCGCCCGTCGCCAGGGCCCTCAGCCGCTGGAGGCTCGTCAAGAGCTGA
- the LOC136552222 gene encoding uncharacterized protein, giving the protein MIVCVAVVGHQNNPLYLQSFTEADDALKLHHIVHCSLDVIDERVNNPKRSAPTLNETFLGLLYPTENYKVYGYLTNTKVKFIMVTTDLEVKDADARNFFRKFHAAYVDAVSNPFHVPGKKIASRSFGARVSTIVKSFGSGTTS; this is encoded by the exons ATGATCGTCTGCGTCGCCGTCGTCGGCCACCAG AACAATCCGCTGTACCTGCAGAGCTTCACGGAGGCGGACGACGCCCTCAAGCTCCATCACATCGTCCACTGCTCCCTCGACGTCATCGACGAGCGAG TTAACAATCCTAAAAGGAGTGCGCCTACGTTGAACGAGACATTTTTGGGTCTTCTGTACCCAACTGAGAACTACAAAGT GTACGGCTATTTGACAAACACAAAGGTCAAATTTATCATGGTCACAACTGATCTTGAAGTCAAAGATGCAGATGCCCGAAAT TTTTTCAGGAAGTTCCATGCTGCATATGTAGATGCCGTCTCAAACCCGTTCCATGTCCCAGGGAAGAAGATCGCTTCAAGAAGCTTTGGTGCAAGAGTAAGCACCATCGTGAAATCCTTCGGTTCAGGGACAACCAGTTGA